Proteins from a single region of Apium graveolens cultivar Ventura chromosome 7, ASM990537v1, whole genome shotgun sequence:
- the LOC141670521 gene encoding uncharacterized protein LOC141670521, giving the protein MLNQGGLYEDRHHNNHIEMGLSNIGLMYDPPSYATNSLSQIPFGCNNNIQSPRSNNSTFTTTTTVPSPSSLAPPLSSDSPKEDNFNNISTNHLLSLQRSSHINLWAWGEENDCVISNSNGKRSRNNMNGGEIENHSSNNNNNHNIGVSAIKMKKIKAARRKVREPRFCFKTLSDVDVLDDGYKWRKYGQKVVKNTQHPRSYYRCTQDNCRVKKRVERLAEDPRMVITTYEGRHVHTPSQDEDDSSSSQLNNFFW; this is encoded by the exons ATGCTGAACCAGGGAGGATTGTATGAGGATCGGCATCATAATAATCATATAGAGATGGGATTATCAAATATAGGGTTGATGTATGATCCTCCAAGTTATGCAACTAACTCACTGTCTCAGATTCCATTCGGATGCAACAACAATATTCAGAGCCCAAGAAGTAATAACAGCACCTTCACAACAACTACTACAGTGCCTTCTCCATCATCTCTTGCACCACCACTATCATCAGATTCACCCAAGGAAGATAACTTCAATAATATTAGTACCAACCATCTTCTCTCCTTGCAAAGATCAAGTCATATCAATCTATG GGCATGGGGAGAAGAGAATGATTGTGTGATAAGCAATAGCAATGGTAAGAGAAGTAGGAATAACATGAATGGAGGGGAGATAGAAAACCATAGCAgtaacaataataacaatcataatatAGGGGTGTCAGCAATAAAGATGAAGAAGATAAAAGCAGCAAGAAGGAAGGTTAGAGAGCCTAGGTTTTGCTTCAAGACTCTCAGTGATGTGGATGTTCTTGATGATGGTTACAAATGGAGAAAGTATGGCCAGAAAGTTGTCAAAAACACACAACATCCCAG GAGCTACTATCGTTGCACACAGGACAACTGTCGGGTCAAGAAACGAGTGGAGCGATTAGCTGAGGATCCAAGAATGGTGATAACAACATACGAAGGGAGGCACGTTCATACTCCATCACAAGATGAAGATGATTCATCATCTTCTCAGCTCAACAATTTCTTTTGGTAA
- the LOC141672979 gene encoding S-adenosylmethionine carrier 1, chloroplastic/mitochondrial isoform X2: protein MHSLQWQRKNFFASVSTGEEKPFDFLRTLFEGFVAGGTAGVVVETALYPIDTIKTRLQASRGGGQIILNGLYSGLAGNLAGVLPASALFIGVYEPAKKKLLKMFPEDLSALAHLAAGACGGLAASLIRVPTEVVKQRMQTGQFASAPNAVRLIVASEGFKGLYAGYGSFLLRDLPFDAMQFCIYEQLRIGYKLAAKRELNDPENAIIGAFAGAVTGAITTPLDVIKTRLMIQGSGNQYKGIVDCVQTIIREEGPPALIKGIGPRVLWIGIGGSIFFGVLESTKRMLAERHSTHEIFDSKKD from the exons ATGCACAGTTTGCAGTGGCAAAGAAAGAACTTTTTTGCATCAGTGAGCACAGGAGAGGAAAAGCCATTTGATTTTCTTCGTACTCTATTTG AGGGTTTTGTAGCAGGAGGTACAGCTGGAGTTGTTGTGGAGACAGCTTTATATCCAATTGATACAATAAAGACACGGTTGCAGGCAT CTCGAGGTGGGGGTCAGATAATCCTTAATGGGCTATATTCTGGGCTAGCTGGAAATCTTGCTGGCGTCCTACC AGCTTCTGCATTATTTATTGGTGTCTATGAACCTGCAAAGAAGAAGCTGTTAAAGATGTTTCCTGAAGATCTTAGCGCTCTTGCTCATCTG GCCGCAGGTGCTTGTGGTGGGCTTGCTGCTTCTCTCATCCGTGTTCCCACTGAG GTTGTTAAACAAAGGATGCAGACTGGGCAATTTGCTTCGGCCCCTAATGCTGTTCGCCTTATTGTTGCCAGTGAGGGTTTTAAAGGGCTCTATGCG GGCTATGGATCTTTTTTACTGCGTGATTTGCCATTTGATGCAATGCAATTTTGCATCTATGAACAACTTCGAATAGGTTACAAACTGGCG GCAAAGAGAGAACTAAATGATCCTGAAAATGCTATAATTGGTGCTTTTGCCG GCGCAGTAACTGGAGCAATAACTACACCTCTTGATGTGATAAAAACAAGGTTAATGATACAG GGATCAGGAAACCAGTACAAAGGAATCGTTGATTGCGTTCAAACAATAATCAGAGAGGAAGGTCCTCCTGCCCTTATTAAG GGCATTGGGCCAAGAGTGCTGTGGATAGGCATTGGTGGATCGATATTCTTTGGTGTTCTTGAGAGTACAAAGAGGATGCTTGCAGAGAGGCACTCGACACATGAAATCTTCGATTCAAAGAAAGATTAA
- the LOC141672979 gene encoding S-adenosylmethionine carrier 1, chloroplastic/mitochondrial isoform X1: MGPLTLSVDMKSSSSDASNRKMHSLQWQRKNFFASVSTGEEKPFDFLRTLFEGFVAGGTAGVVVETALYPIDTIKTRLQASRGGGQIILNGLYSGLAGNLAGVLPASALFIGVYEPAKKKLLKMFPEDLSALAHLAAGACGGLAASLIRVPTEVVKQRMQTGQFASAPNAVRLIVASEGFKGLYAGYGSFLLRDLPFDAMQFCIYEQLRIGYKLAAKRELNDPENAIIGAFAGAVTGAITTPLDVIKTRLMIQGSGNQYKGIVDCVQTIIREEGPPALIKGIGPRVLWIGIGGSIFFGVLESTKRMLAERHSTHEIFDSKKD; the protein is encoded by the exons ATGCGTCCAATAGGAAAATGCACAGTTTGCAGTGGCAAAGAAAGAACTTTTTTGCATCAGTGAGCACAGGAGAGGAAAAGCCATTTGATTTTCTTCGTACTCTATTTG AGGGTTTTGTAGCAGGAGGTACAGCTGGAGTTGTTGTGGAGACAGCTTTATATCCAATTGATACAATAAAGACACGGTTGCAGGCAT CTCGAGGTGGGGGTCAGATAATCCTTAATGGGCTATATTCTGGGCTAGCTGGAAATCTTGCTGGCGTCCTACC AGCTTCTGCATTATTTATTGGTGTCTATGAACCTGCAAAGAAGAAGCTGTTAAAGATGTTTCCTGAAGATCTTAGCGCTCTTGCTCATCTG GCCGCAGGTGCTTGTGGTGGGCTTGCTGCTTCTCTCATCCGTGTTCCCACTGAG GTTGTTAAACAAAGGATGCAGACTGGGCAATTTGCTTCGGCCCCTAATGCTGTTCGCCTTATTGTTGCCAGTGAGGGTTTTAAAGGGCTCTATGCG GGCTATGGATCTTTTTTACTGCGTGATTTGCCATTTGATGCAATGCAATTTTGCATCTATGAACAACTTCGAATAGGTTACAAACTGGCG GCAAAGAGAGAACTAAATGATCCTGAAAATGCTATAATTGGTGCTTTTGCCG GCGCAGTAACTGGAGCAATAACTACACCTCTTGATGTGATAAAAACAAGGTTAATGATACAG GGATCAGGAAACCAGTACAAAGGAATCGTTGATTGCGTTCAAACAATAATCAGAGAGGAAGGTCCTCCTGCCCTTATTAAG GGCATTGGGCCAAGAGTGCTGTGGATAGGCATTGGTGGATCGATATTCTTTGGTGTTCTTGAGAGTACAAAGAGGATGCTTGCAGAGAGGCACTCGACACATGAAATCTTCGATTCAAAGAAAGATTAA